CACAATCCAAGAAATTCTCCTTTTTGCTTTACCCTGCAATGGACGATATACCTGAACAGAGTGTACATGTcaacctctcaccctatgacatTTTGGGCAGGATTCTAGCCCCACCATGACTCTGCATTGGATAACCAgttaagaaaatgaatgaatagatatatttttccacatttttttcctGACATTGCAAAGACAGCAAAAATGTCCTTGACAAAATGTATAGTATGTAGCACAGCACatgtaacagtcacacagtgTTTATATCTTTGCaaaaggatgaaaaaaaaaactagacagAAACAAGGTTCAATGTAACACAATACTTTCCCAGGCAagacttcctcttcctcttattattttttattaatatgcttTAAGAAAACTGAATTTGGTGAGTTACACTGTATGATGAGTTTTAGATGTATAGCATGTTATattcagagatggagaaatggGACAGTACTAATGTGacttatttgaaaaaaaaaatatactatTAATCCCTTTATTGCTTAAAAAAccttacaaacaaaaacaaaccattaAATGCCAACTCTTCTAATAAATGTTTAAACCCATTTCATGACTTGCTATTGCGCTCTGACCTCATTGCCCACTATCTAGTCCCTCCTTACCGTTAGTTAATAAGGTTTTTCCCCACAATGTATTAAATGAACATGTAATGTTTATAAGGATATATTTTTAAGGAAATACAAACACCGATAGTTGACAACAATAGTAAGAGAACACAGTTAAGTGCTGTAAAGTGAAAACAGGTATAAACAATCCTGCTTCTACATCTTCAAACAGAACCCAGTTTATGTTCTATAACTGCAGTCTGTGCTTCTATTTTCCATGTGTCTATCCTCTGTCCATCTTAGCCAAATCAGGGAAGGTATATTCTTCAAGGTGTCTGCCTACAGAGAAGAAAATGTTCATGTTTTAAGGGGAACACTATTTCCCTTTGCTCacagaaaaaaaggacaaaaaaattaatccaactttttttattactttgaaTGCAATAGAATGAccaattgtatttttttttaatattttcattaGAACCAACAAAAATGTAGGTGCCACTTCCTGTTAACAAAAACGAAAACTGGAAGTAACACTCCTAGTGACAAGTTAATCATTAATGATTAACTGTCTTCCTGGTATCGTAAATATCTTCCAGGAATTGTATATATTAAGGGGAAGCGGGTGCTTTTAATTCCTTTTGTAAGAAATCAAACCTTTTCCTGATCCATGACTAAGCATGCAAACACAATAGCCACACAAGATTTTCAGTTCACCCTAATGTAAAAACTTAAGGTAGGGTTGTGTTAAAACATGTTTCTCAGTCATTGCAGACATCTTGCTCTCCCTGCTTATCTGGATTCTGAAAAAATAATGCACTTCTTGTTTAAATAAGGTTTTATATGCATTGGTATCTACTAACAGTCACTAAAGTACAGTAAAGTTACACTCACCTAATCTTTTTACTTTTAAGCACTTGTTTGACCCATGGAGCATTGGGGTCCAGACAAATCTTTTGCCCCTCCTTCTTGAGCGTGGCACTGCAGGATCAAAGACAGATACAAGACAGCAGACATATGCATATGGTTCAAGTGTTTTATGAGGGCAAATCAATAGAAATACTTACATAATCTCAGTGCTTTTGCAGTAGGAGTTTGCAGGGTAAATCTCCACTGTGCTTATGAAACGTCCAATTGGCCTTTTCTCCTTAAAGAGGCATTGGCATCTAGGACTGATACCTGAGGCTTTTAAATGAGTTAGAGAATGATTTTAGTGTCTGGACACAAACAAGGTAAGGCAAGCATCTACGTGCACGtgacaaaaatgaaaattcTGTTGCTGGCATTAGGTGTCAAACGCACATTTCTGAGCAATaactgttttgtattttcatcAGTTGTTCAGCTATA
This sequence is a window from Oreochromis niloticus isolate F11D_XX linkage group LG6, O_niloticus_UMD_NMBU, whole genome shotgun sequence. Protein-coding genes within it:
- the LOC100698610 gene encoding C-X-C motif chemokine 10, with the protein product MSTIIVALLVFLTIHGASGISPRCQCLFKEKRPIGRFISTVEIYPANSYCKSTEIIATLKKEGQKICLDPNAPWVKQVLKSKKIRQTP